Proteins from one Candidatus Parcubacteria bacterium genomic window:
- the rpoC gene encoding DNA-directed RNA polymerase subunit beta': MRVADLESIIIKLASPEDILSWSHGEVVKPETINYRTQRAEKDGLFCEKIFGPQKDYECYCGKYKRIRYKGVVCDKCGVEVTKSSVRRERMGHISLACPVSHIWFLRGVPSRIGAVLDVPVQQLEKVIYFASYIITEVDEQGKKKILEEIDKEYQQKLKVKSEKLKVDKEGLKASRNKAREEVLGLKPLKIISELDYHSFSLKYGEIFKAGTGAETLRKIFEKIDLKKMVKELEKEYRAGASSSNEETDNPKEKTESSLVIRRKFLRRLRIIQKMAEADVRPEWMLLTTIPVLPPDLRPMVQLDGGRYASSDLNDLYRRVINRNNRLKYLLEINAPEVIVRNEKRMLQEAVDALIDNTMRKGTMTQATTGGQRLLKSLADMLKGKQGRFRQNLLGKRVDYSGRSVIVVGADLKLNQCGLPKKMALELFKPFVIKGILDKELAYNVRGATRLIEDEIDDIWAILEDVVKGKLVLLNRAPTLHRLGVQAFQPILIEGDAIRVHPLVCSAFNADFDGDQMAVHLPLSDEAQKEAKQLMLSTVNLLKPATGTAVVSPSKDIVLGCYWITRIKEGVLGEGKIFGSKNEAILAKDTGLVDLRAKIKVRFKEGKIVETSVGRILFNITLPNSYSFVNEQIKSKKLEKIVNEVIEDYDNEVAWHCLDKIKDLGFEYSTLSGITWGMDDLVVPKEKPRLMEQAERDVEAIYKNYKKGLLSKEEKISKTIEVWQKIKSQIEKLVPDALPPLGSVFSIVDSGARGSWAQPVQMSGMIGLVINPVGQIIELPVKGSYKEGLNALEYFISTHGARKGTTDTALRTSTAGYLTRRLIDVAHEMIITEEDCKDKTGIMVYKKDADDSSQDFYFKLVSKVALEDVKSKNKILVKTGEIINQEQARAIVDADIQELRVRSPMSCNTKRGICRKCYGWELGSNKLVQLGMAVGIVAAQAIGEPGTQLTLRTFHTGGVASAGDITQGLPRVEEIFECRIPSGKAIISSVDGTIEAIKDGVIKVKSKNEKVKTKKKEIVEFQVPEKRAYWVKAGEEIKKGQQFCEGNLDLKELFKLIGTEETQRYIVKEIQNIYASQGAVIHDKHIEVIVRQMFSRVKIKDAGDSFLFKGEILEQAKITEENARLKKEGKKLIKTEQTLLGISKVSLTTDSFLSAASFQETSRILIKASLEGKEDKLRGLKENVIIGKLIPAGTGFKK; the protein is encoded by the coding sequence ATGAGAGTTGCAGATCTTGAATCAATTATAATAAAACTTGCTTCGCCAGAAGATATTTTGAGCTGGTCGCATGGCGAAGTAGTTAAACCGGAGACTATTAATTACCGGACACAAAGAGCTGAGAAAGACGGTCTTTTTTGCGAAAAGATTTTTGGTCCGCAAAAAGATTACGAATGTTATTGCGGCAAGTATAAAAGAATTCGCTATAAAGGGGTGGTTTGTGATAAATGCGGGGTAGAAGTGACAAAATCGTCAGTTAGAAGAGAGAGAATGGGGCATATAAGCTTAGCTTGCCCGGTTTCCCATATTTGGTTTTTAAGAGGAGTTCCTTCTAGAATAGGGGCAGTTTTAGATGTTCCTGTCCAGCAATTAGAAAAAGTAATTTATTTCGCTTCTTATATTATTACTGAAGTTGACGAGCAGGGCAAAAAGAAAATATTAGAAGAAATTGACAAGGAATACCAGCAAAAGTTAAAAGTGAAAAGTGAAAAGTTAAAAGTTGACAAAGAGGGATTGAAAGCGTCAAGAAACAAGGCGAGAGAGGAGGTTTTAGGGTTGAAACCATTGAAAATTATCTCTGAACTTGATTATCATAGCTTTTCTTTGAAATACGGAGAGATTTTTAAGGCTGGCACTGGCGCGGAAACATTGAGAAAGATTTTTGAAAAGATTGATTTAAAGAAAATGGTGAAAGAATTAGAGAAAGAATATAGAGCAGGAGCAAGCAGTTCTAATGAAGAAACGGATAATCCGAAAGAGAAAACAGAAAGTTCATTAGTTATACGGAGAAAATTTCTAAGGCGGTTAAGAATAATCCAAAAAATGGCGGAGGCGGATGTCCGTCCAGAGTGGATGTTGCTGACTACTATTCCTGTCTTGCCTCCTGATTTAAGGCCAATGGTTCAATTAGACGGAGGAAGATACGCTTCTTCTGATTTAAACGACCTTTACAGAAGAGTAATCAATAGAAATAATCGGTTAAAATATCTTTTAGAAATTAACGCGCCGGAAGTTATTGTTAGGAACGAAAAAAGAATGCTCCAAGAAGCAGTAGACGCTTTGATAGATAATACTATGAGAAAAGGAACAATGACTCAAGCTACTACTGGCGGACAGCGGCTTTTGAAATCATTAGCTGATATGCTTAAAGGAAAGCAGGGCAGATTTAGGCAGAATCTTTTAGGTAAGAGAGTGGATTATTCCGGCCGGTCAGTGATTGTAGTTGGAGCTGATTTAAAGCTTAATCAATGCGGTCTTCCTAAAAAAATGGCTTTAGAGCTTTTTAAACCATTTGTTATCAAAGGTATCTTAGACAAGGAATTGGCTTACAATGTGAGAGGCGCTACACGGCTTATTGAAGATGAAATAGATGATATTTGGGCTATTTTAGAGGATGTTGTTAAGGGCAAGTTGGTTTTGTTAAACAGGGCGCCTACTCTGCACCGTTTAGGCGTTCAGGCGTTTCAGCCAATTCTTATTGAAGGAGATGCAATTAGAGTTCATCCTTTAGTTTGTTCTGCCTTTAACGCTGATTTTGACGGTGATCAAATGGCTGTTCATCTGCCGCTTTCAGATGAAGCTCAAAAAGAAGCAAAACAGTTAATGCTTTCCACTGTTAATTTATTAAAGCCAGCCACTGGGACTGCGGTTGTCAGTCCAAGCAAGGATATTGTTTTAGGATGTTACTGGATTACTAGAATAAAAGAAGGCGTTTTAGGCGAGGGTAAAATATTTGGTTCAAAGAATGAAGCAATTTTGGCTAAGGATACAGGATTAGTGGACTTAAGGGCAAAGATTAAAGTGAGATTCAAAGAAGGAAAAATAGTTGAAACATCAGTAGGAAGAATTCTTTTTAATATAACACTTCCTAACAGTTATTCTTTTGTTAATGAGCAAATAAAATCAAAGAAATTGGAAAAAATAGTAAATGAAGTTATTGAAGATTACGATAATGAAGTTGCTTGGCATTGTCTTGATAAAATCAAGGATTTAGGTTTTGAGTACTCAACTTTATCTGGTATTACTTGGGGGATGGATGATTTAGTTGTTCCAAAAGAAAAGCCAAGGCTAATGGAACAAGCGGAAAGAGATGTTGAGGCAATATATAAAAATTATAAAAAAGGATTGTTATCTAAGGAAGAAAAAATATCTAAGACCATTGAGGTTTGGCAGAAAATTAAATCTCAAATAGAAAAGTTGGTTCCAGATGCCTTGCCTCCTTTAGGTTCGGTTTTCTCTATTGTTGATTCTGGAGCAAGAGGTTCCTGGGCACAGCCGGTTCAAATGTCTGGCATGATAGGATTGGTTATTAATCCAGTTGGTCAAATTATTGAATTACCGGTAAAGGGTTCTTATAAGGAAGGACTTAATGCTTTAGAGTATTTTATTTCTACCCATGGAGCAAGAAAAGGAACTACAGATACTGCTTTACGGACTTCTACTGCTGGTTATCTCACAAGGAGATTAATTGATGTGGCGCATGAAATGATTATTACAGAGGAAGATTGCAAGGATAAGACCGGAATTATGGTTTATAAAAAAGACGCTGATGATTCTAGCCAGGATTTCTATTTCAAACTTGTAAGCAAAGTAGCCCTGGAAGATGTTAAGAGTAAAAACAAAATTCTTGTGAAAACAGGAGAAATTATTAACCAGGAACAAGCAAGGGCGATTGTTGATGCTGACATTCAAGAGTTGAGAGTCCGTTCTCCAATGAGTTGTAATACTAAAAGAGGAATATGCAGGAAATGTTATGGTTGGGAGCTTGGTTCAAATAAGTTGGTTCAATTAGGTATGGCAGTTGGCATTGTAGCTGCGCAAGCCATTGGAGAACCAGGAACACAGCTTACTTTGAGAACTTTCCATACAGGCGGAGTAGCAAGCGCTGGTGATATCACTCAAGGTTTGCCAAGAGTAGAAGAAATTTTTGAATGCAGGATTCCGTCAGGAAAAGCAATAATCTCTTCAGTAGATGGGACAATAGAAGCAATTAAAGATGGAGTAATAAAAGTAAAAAGTAAAAATGAAAAAGTAAAAACAAAGAAGAAAGAGATTGTTGAATTTCAAGTTCCTGAAAAAAGAGCATACTGGGTAAAGGCTGGAGAAGAGATTAAAAAGGGCCAGCAGTTTTGCGAAGGGAATTTAGATTTAAAAGAATTATTTAAATTAATTGGAACAGAAGAAACCCAACGTTATATTGTGAAAGAAATCCAAAACATTTATGCTTCTCAAGGAGCGGTTATTCATGATAAGCATATTGAGGTAATTGTTCGCCAGATGTTTTCTAGGGTAAAAATTAAGGACGCGGGAGACAGTTTCTTATTTAAAGGAGAAATTTTAGAGCAGGCAAAGATAACTGAAGAAAATGCCCGGCTTAAAAAAGAAGGAAAAAAACTAATTAAGACAGAGCAAACCCTATTAGGAATTTCAAAGGTATCTTTGACAACAGATAGTTTCTTGTCTGCCGCTTCTTTCCAGGAGACATCACGGATTTTGATTAAGGCATCTTTAGAAGGAAAAGAAGATAAATTAAGAGGATTGAAAGAAAATGTCATTATCGGCAAACTCATCCCAGCCGGCACCGGTTTCAAAAAGTAA
- the ftsH gene encoding ATP-dependent zinc metalloprotease FtsH, translating to MKNISKNILFIFLIFLTISAIFALFSQPFEEKTEISLTQLVKDIGDEKIAEIIVSGNEISITYLDNAKAETRKETEIALSDTLLNYGLSEEKINKANIAVKKEGGFLFWLGPISILILPLLFFLLFFWLIFRQAKTGAMQAFDFGKAKARLFGAEGHGKEKITFKDVAGLKEAKQELQEIVGFLKNPKKYLDMGARIPRGVLLLGPAGVGKTLLARAVAGEANVPFFSVSGSEFVEMFVGVGSARVRDLFATAKKAGTSIIFIDELDAIGRVRGAGIGGGHDEREQTLNQILVEMDGFERDSKTIVLSATNRGDVLDPALLRPGRFDRKVVLDLPDISDREEILKIHCRGKPLALNINMREVAERTPGFSGADLANVVNEAAILAARKNKHQVFQEEFLDSIEKVLLGPERKSHILSAKEKKMAAYHEAGHALVSALIPNTEPVRKVSIVARGMAAGYTLKVPAEEKRLKTKSEFLAEMAVLLGGYCAEKLKFKEMSTGAANDLERASDLARKLVKEYGMSPLGPISFGEKEELVFLGREISEQRNYSEKIAAKIDKEIAKFIKDAESTAKKLLSRNKKLLEKIAKTLIKKETIEREEFESLVKIKKAKTKKKK from the coding sequence ATTAAAAATATATCTAAAAATATATTATTTATTTTCCTTATTTTTCTGACTATTTCCGCAATTTTTGCTTTGTTCTCCCAGCCGTTTGAAGAAAAAACAGAAATTTCTTTAACGCAATTAGTAAAAGACATAGGCGATGAAAAAATCGCAGAAATTATTGTTTCTGGAAACGAAATCTCTATCACTTATCTCGATAATGCAAAAGCAGAAACAAGAAAAGAAACTGAAATAGCTCTCAGCGATACTTTACTAAATTACGGATTAAGCGAAGAAAAAATTAATAAAGCAAATATTGCAGTAAAAAAAGAAGGAGGATTCTTATTTTGGCTTGGCCCGATTTCTATTCTTATTTTGCCTTTATTGTTTTTTCTTTTATTTTTTTGGTTGATTTTTCGCCAGGCAAAAACAGGAGCTATGCAGGCATTTGATTTTGGAAAAGCTAAAGCCCGGCTTTTCGGAGCTGAAGGCCATGGCAAAGAAAAAATTACTTTTAAAGATGTAGCTGGCTTAAAAGAAGCAAAGCAGGAACTGCAGGAAATTGTCGGTTTTTTAAAAAATCCAAAGAAATATTTAGATATGGGAGCAAGAATACCCAGAGGAGTCCTGCTTTTAGGTCCGGCTGGCGTAGGCAAAACCCTCTTGGCAAGAGCAGTGGCTGGAGAAGCTAATGTCCCGTTCTTTTCGGTCTCTGGCTCAGAATTTGTTGAAATGTTTGTCGGTGTTGGTTCAGCGCGAGTCAGGGATCTTTTTGCTACAGCTAAAAAAGCAGGTACATCCATTATTTTTATTGATGAACTTGATGCTATTGGCAGAGTAAGAGGAGCTGGAATTGGCGGCGGCCATGACGAAAGAGAACAAACCCTGAACCAAATTCTGGTAGAAATGGACGGATTTGAAAGAGATTCTAAAACTATAGTTCTGTCAGCTACAAATCGCGGGGATGTCCTTGATCCCGCTCTCTTACGGCCGGGTAGATTTGACAGAAAAGTGGTTTTAGATTTACCTGATATCAGTGACCGGGAAGAAATTCTAAAAATTCATTGTCGAGGCAAGCCATTAGCTTTGAATATAAACATGCGAGAAGTGGCAGAAAGAACACCAGGATTTTCTGGCGCTGATTTAGCTAATGTGGTTAATGAAGCAGCTATTTTGGCTGCTCGAAAAAACAAGCATCAGGTTTTCCAAGAAGAATTTTTGGACTCAATTGAAAAAGTTTTGTTAGGCCCGGAAAGAAAATCACATATTTTATCAGCAAAAGAAAAAAAGATGGCTGCTTATCACGAAGCCGGACACGCGCTTGTATCTGCTTTAATCCCTAACACTGAACCAGTGAGAAAGGTTTCTATTGTGGCTCGTGGAATGGCAGCTGGCTATACCCTAAAAGTTCCTGCTGAAGAGAAACGATTGAAAACTAAATCAGAATTCTTGGCTGAAATGGCGGTTTTGCTTGGCGGCTATTGCGCAGAAAAATTAAAATTCAAAGAAATGTCTACCGGCGCGGCAAATGACTTGGAGAGAGCATCAGATTTAGCCAGAAAGCTGGTAAAAGAATACGGAATGTCGCCTCTGGGACCTATTTCTTTTGGCGAAAAAGAAGAGTTGGTCTTTTTAGGAAGAGAAATTTCTGAACAAAGAAATTACTCTGAAAAGATAGCTGCTAAAATTGATAAAGAAATAGCAAAGTTTATTAAAGACGCAGAATCTACCGCAAAGAAGCTTTTAAGCAGAAACAAAAAACTTTTAGAAAAAATTGCTAAAACATTAATCAAAAAAGAAACAATTGAAAGAGAAGAATTTGAAAGTTTGGTCAAAATCAAGAAAGCAAAAACCAAAAAGAAGAAGTAA
- a CDS encoding S1 RNA-binding domain-containing protein, whose amino-acid sequence MKNTFLATKDDEIKPPRTGEIIDGKVVGIDRSSIFIDLGPTGTGIIFGKEFQEAKNILKDAKIGDNISAKIIGLENEDGYIELSVSEASREINWKKLRDIKEKEEIIKVKITGANKGGLLTDIFGIPAFLPVSQLSSQHYPHIEGEDRSQIVRELQKFISQEIEVKIINLDLSGEKLVLSEKAGEIESIKEYLKNYKAGDIIEGEITKITDFGAFIKFPAVENKTEKYLEGLCHISELDWQIVKHPSEIVKTGEKIKAKIVNIADNKIFLSLKALKKDPWQDIEKEYKKGDTIKGKVAKLNDFGAFVQIEKTKIQGLCHISEFGTNEKMEEKIKIGKDYEFKILSLDSKEHKMTLSLIK is encoded by the coding sequence ATGAAAAATACTTTTTTAGCAACTAAAGATGATGAAATAAAACCTCCAAGAACTGGAGAAATTATTGATGGAAAAGTGGTCGGTATTGACCGTTCCAGTATTTTTATTGATTTAGGGCCAACTGGAACAGGAATAATTTTTGGCAAAGAATTCCAAGAAGCTAAAAATATTCTTAAAGATGCAAAAATCGGAGATAATATTTCTGCTAAGATAATTGGGTTAGAAAACGAAGACGGCTATATTGAACTTTCTGTCTCTGAAGCCAGCAGAGAAATAAATTGGAAAAAACTCAGAGACATAAAAGAAAAAGAAGAAATTATAAAAGTAAAAATTACCGGCGCTAATAAAGGAGGGTTATTAACAGATATCTTTGGCATACCTGCCTTTTTACCGGTCTCCCAGCTTTCTTCACAGCACTATCCGCATATAGAAGGAGAAGACAGGTCGCAAATAGTAAGGGAGCTTCAAAAATTTATCAGCCAAGAAATAGAAGTAAAAATAATTAATCTAGACCTAAGCGGAGAAAAATTAGTTCTTTCTGAAAAAGCCGGCGAAATAGAAAGTATTAAGGAATACTTAAAAAATTATAAGGCTGGAGATATCATTGAAGGAGAAATCACTAAAATTACTGATTTTGGAGCATTTATTAAATTCCCAGCCGTTGAAAATAAAACGGAAAAATATTTAGAAGGACTTTGCCATATTTCTGAACTTGACTGGCAAATAGTAAAACATCCTTCAGAAATAGTAAAAACAGGAGAAAAAATAAAAGCGAAAATTGTTAATATTGCTGATAATAAAATTTTTCTTTCTTTGAAAGCCCTAAAAAAAGATCCGTGGCAGGATATTGAAAAAGAATATAAAAAGGGCGATACGATAAAAGGAAAAGTGGCAAAGCTAAATGATTTTGGGGCCTTTGTCCAGATTGAAAAAACAAAAATTCAAGGTCTCTGTCATATCTCTGAATTCGGCACTAATGAAAAAATGGAAGAGAAAATAAAAATAGGAAAAGACTATGAATTTAAAATCCTGTCCCTGGATTCAAAAGAGCATAAAATGACATTAAGTTTAATTAAATAA
- a CDS encoding DNA-directed RNA polymerase subunit beta, which produces MEEIKIKNFGKSKVNLPLFYLLNVQKENWQQFWDNDLKELFSEISPIKDHTGKELELWFSDYKLSKSKYKNDLEAKQNNDSYEVSLRVKTRLVNLKTKETKEQEVFLADFPLMSERGTFIVNGVERVVISQLIRSPGAFFTSKIVNSKNYFGAKIIPNRGAWLEFETESSGLIGIKIDRRRKVPATTLLRAFGLSEDEDIIKAFKDIDNGKIKYIEKTLAKDSAKNQTEAIVEVYQRLRPGDLASPDSAKELIENMFFNFDRYDLSKVGRWKTLERLPELKKEKNKQDIKIEDRVLHLEDIIAVIREIIRLNNDPEAQPDQIDHLGNRRVRTINELLQNRLRVGMMRMERIIKDRMSTLEISEMMPVQLINPKPFIAVVKEFFSSSQFSQFMDNENPLAELEHKRTLTATGPGGLTRERAGFDVRDVQPSHYGRICPIQTPEGANIGLVSHLASYARINPYGFLETPYYKVKKGKVTSELHYLTAYEEEKFNIAHAGVPIGENAMITSQVVEARILGLPGEIQRERIDFIDVSPQQSISIATSLIPFLQNNDANRALMGSNMQRQSVPLVKPEVPLVSTGIEEKIAKDSGQAVVTNEKGVVTEVDSDHIIVKEKNRTKKEYNLRTFIRTNQYTCLHQKPIVKKGQTVKAGDVLADGGSIDRGHLALGQNVLVAFMPWRGGNYEDAIIISEKLVKDDCYTSIHIESFTCDVRETKLGPEITTSDIPNVSLEKLKDLDEEGIIRTGADVAPNDILVGKISPKGEADLTPEERLLRAIFGEKAKEVKDSSLRMEHGKKGRVVGVKIFDREKGDKLEPGVIRRIQVEVAEIRKIGAGDKLSGRHGNKGVISKVLPEEEMPFLKDGTPIDVILNPLGVASRKNIGQILETHLGFAAKKLGYVAATPSLSGANEQDIKRELNSAGLSEDGKVELFDGRTGLAFPENITVGYSYLMKLIHMVEDKIHMRSIGPYSLITQQPLGGKAQFGGQRFGEMEVWALEGFGAAHTLQEMLTIKSDDVIGRATTYEAILKGEKIRNPNIPASFNLLVLELKSLGLNIEQKEKPQEENKN; this is translated from the coding sequence ATGGAAGAGATAAAAATTAAAAATTTTGGAAAATCAAAAGTTAATCTGCCTCTGTTTTATCTCTTAAATGTCCAAAAAGAAAATTGGCAGCAATTTTGGGATAATGATTTAAAAGAGCTGTTTTCCGAGATTTCTCCGATTAAAGACCATACTGGCAAAGAATTGGAGCTTTGGTTTTCAGATTATAAATTGTCAAAATCCAAATACAAAAATGACTTAGAGGCAAAGCAGAATAACGATTCTTATGAAGTTTCTCTTAGGGTAAAGACAAGATTGGTCAATCTTAAAACAAAAGAAACTAAGGAGCAAGAGGTCTTTTTAGCTGATTTTCCATTAATGTCAGAAAGAGGAACTTTTATTGTTAATGGGGTTGAAAGAGTAGTTATTTCACAGCTTATTCGGTCCCCAGGCGCTTTTTTCACCAGTAAGATAGTAAATAGTAAAAACTATTTTGGAGCAAAAATTATTCCTAATAGAGGAGCCTGGCTTGAGTTTGAAACAGAGTCATCCGGCCTTATAGGCATCAAGATTGACAGGAGAAGAAAAGTGCCAGCCACTACTTTATTAAGAGCGTTTGGTTTGAGCGAAGATGAAGATATAATAAAGGCGTTTAAAGATATTGATAACGGCAAGATTAAGTATATTGAAAAAACTCTAGCTAAAGACAGCGCTAAAAACCAAACAGAGGCAATAGTTGAGGTTTATCAAAGATTAAGGCCTGGTGATTTAGCAAGCCCTGATTCAGCAAAAGAATTGATTGAAAATATGTTTTTCAATTTTGATAGGTATGATTTATCAAAGGTAGGACGTTGGAAAACCTTGGAGCGTCTGCCAGAATTAAAAAAAGAGAAAAACAAGCAGGATATTAAAATAGAAGACAGAGTTCTTCATCTTGAGGATATTATCGCAGTAATAAGAGAAATTATCCGTTTGAATAATGATCCAGAAGCTCAGCCAGACCAAATTGATCATTTAGGGAACAGGAGGGTGCGAACCATAAATGAATTGCTTCAAAACCGTTTAAGGGTTGGCATGATGAGAATGGAAAGAATTATAAAAGACAGGATGTCAACCTTGGAAATTTCTGAGATGATGCCTGTACAGCTTATAAATCCAAAGCCTTTTATCGCAGTAGTAAAAGAATTTTTCTCTTCCAGCCAATTTTCCCAATTTATGGACAATGAAAATCCTTTAGCTGAACTTGAACATAAACGGACTTTAACTGCCACAGGTCCGGGCGGGCTTACTCGGGAAAGGGCTGGTTTTGATGTTCGGGATGTTCAGCCGTCCCACTATGGAAGGATTTGCCCTATTCAGACCCCAGAGGGCGCTAACATTGGATTGGTAAGTCATTTGGCCAGTTATGCTAGAATTAATCCTTATGGTTTTCTTGAGACCCCTTATTATAAAGTAAAGAAAGGCAAGGTTACTTCAGAGCTTCATTATCTTACGGCTTATGAAGAGGAAAAATTTAATATTGCTCATGCCGGAGTGCCTATTGGCGAAAATGCTATGATTACGTCTCAAGTGGTTGAGGCAAGAATTCTCGGGCTTCCAGGCGAAATACAAAGAGAGAGAATTGACTTTATTGATGTTTCTCCTCAGCAGTCTATTTCTATTGCTACTTCTCTTATTCCCTTTTTACAAAATAATGATGCCAATCGAGCCTTAATGGGATCTAATATGCAGAGGCAGTCAGTCCCTTTAGTCAAGCCGGAAGTGCCTTTGGTGTCCACTGGTATTGAAGAGAAAATAGCTAAAGATTCCGGCCAGGCAGTAGTCACCAATGAAAAAGGAGTAGTTACAGAAGTAGATTCTGACCATATAATAGTAAAAGAGAAAAACAGAACCAAAAAAGAATATAATCTGCGAACATTTATCAGGACTAATCAATATACTTGTTTGCATCAGAAACCAATTGTTAAAAAAGGCCAAACAGTAAAAGCAGGGGATGTTTTAGCTGACGGCGGATCTATTGATAGAGGCCATTTAGCATTAGGCCAAAATGTTTTAGTTGCTTTTATGCCATGGAGAGGAGGTAATTATGAGGATGCTATTATTATTTCAGAAAAGTTAGTAAAAGATGATTGTTATACTTCTATTCATATTGAGAGCTTTACTTGTGATGTAAGAGAAACAAAGCTTGGCCCTGAAATTACTACTTCTGATATTCCTAATGTCAGCTTGGAGAAATTAAAGGATTTAGACGAAGAAGGAATTATTAGAACCGGGGCTGATGTAGCGCCTAATGATATTTTGGTTGGAAAAATTTCTCCAAAAGGAGAAGCAGATTTAACGCCGGAAGAAAGATTACTGAGGGCAATTTTTGGAGAAAAAGCAAAAGAAGTGAAAGATAGTTCTTTGCGGATGGAGCATGGCAAGAAAGGGAGAGTAGTTGGAGTGAAAATTTTTGACAGGGAAAAAGGAGATAAGCTGGAGCCCGGAGTGATAAGGAGAATTCAGGTAGAGGTTGCGGAAATTAGAAAGATTGGAGCAGGAGATAAGCTTTCCGGCAGGCATGGAAACAAAGGAGTGATTTCCAAAGTTTTGCCGGAAGAAGAAATGCCTTTTTTAAAAGATGGGACTCCTATTGATGTAATTTTAAACCCTTTGGGCGTTGCTTCCAGAAAAAACATCGGACAGATTCTTGAAACCCATTTGGGTTTTGCCGCCAAGAAGCTGGGTTATGTAGCAGCTACTCCTTCTTTAAGCGGAGCTAATGAACAGGATATTAAGAGAGAGCTTAATAGCGCTGGTCTTTCAGAAGACGGAAAAGTTGAGTTGTTTGACGGAAGAACAGGCCTTGCTTTTCCAGAAAATATTACTGTTGGATATTCATATTTAATGAAGTTAATTCATATGGTTGAAGATAAAATCCATATGCGTTCTATCGGTCCTTATTCTTTAATCACACAGCAGCCATTAGGGGGAAAGGCCCAGTTTGGCGGACAGAGATTTGGAGAAATGGAAGTTTGGGCGTTGGAAGGATTTGGCGCTGCGCATACCCTGCAGGAGATGTTGACTATAAAATCAGATGATGTTATTGGCAGGGCGACTACTTATGAAGCAATTTTAAAAGGAGAAAAAATTAGAAATCCTAATATTCCTGCTTCTTTTAATCTATTAGTTTTAGAATTGAAATCATTAGGGCTTAACATAGAACAAAAAGAAAAACCACAGGAAGAAAATAAAAATTAA
- a CDS encoding MBL fold metallo-hydrolase gives MNITWFGQSCFQIITQKNKDSSVKIVIDPFGKDTGLTMPKLEADILLLTSKDYDLGRIKNSDYFLINEPGEYDVQDVFVQGIEIESNIFVIEIEGMRLCHLGCVQQKELQNGQVEKIGDIDILMVSVGEDVQTASKIISQIEPKIIIPMRYHNKIDDFLKIMGGKSIEPQAKLSIKKKDLPKQGRGIVLLKI, from the coding sequence ATGAACATAACTTGGTTTGGACAATCTTGTTTCCAAATAATTACTCAAAAGAATAAGGATAGTTCTGTGAAAATAGTCATTGATCCTTTTGGAAAAGATACTGGCTTGACAATGCCTAAATTAGAGGCAGATATTTTGCTGCTTACAAGCAAGGATTATGATTTAGGCAGGATTAAGAACAGCGATTATTTTTTAATTAATGAGCCGGGAGAATATGATGTCCAAGATGTTTTTGTCCAAGGAATAGAAATAGAATCAAACATCTTTGTTATTGAAATAGAAGGAATGCGGCTTTGCCATTTAGGATGTGTTCAGCAAAAAGAGCTGCAAAACGGACAAGTAGAAAAAATTGGCGACATTGATATTTTAATGGTTTCAGTCGGTGAAGATGTTCAAACCGCTTCAAAAATTATCAGCCAGATAGAGCCGAAGATTATTATTCCTATGCGTTATCATAATAAAATAGATGATTTTTTGAAAATAATGGGTGGAAAATCAATTGAACCGCAAGCTAAGCTGTCTATCAAAAAAAAGGATTTGCCAAAACAAGGAAGGGGAATAGTGCTTTTAAAAATATAA